Below is a genomic region from Helicobacter pylori.
GATTTTTTTACAAACTTATGAAAGAGGGGTTGAAGATTTCACGCTGGCTTGCGGGACAGGCATGGCGGCGGTTTTTATCGCCGCGCGCATTTTTTATAACACGCCTAAAAAAGCCACTCTCATCCCTAAAAGCAACGAATCTTTAGAACTTTCTTTAAAAAATGATGAAATTTTTTATAAGGGTGCGGTGCGTTATATTGGCATGAGTGTTTTGGGCATGAGTGTTTTGGGCATGAGTGTTTTTGATCGTTATTTCTTATAATAGTAATGATTTTGTTGTAATTAAACATAATGCGCTATCATTTCCAGGCTGTTTTTAGCAATACAAAAAATATCCTAAAGGAATAAAACCATGCAAGCGTTAAAATCATTGCTTGAAGTGATGACAAAACTCCAGAATTTAGGCGGCTATTTGATGCATATAGCTATTTTTATCATTTTTATTTGGATTGGAGGGCTTAAGTTTGTGCCGTATGAAGCCGAAGGGATCGCTCCTTTTGTGGCTAACTCCCCTTTCTTTTCTTTCATGTATCAATTTGAAAAACCCGCATACAAACAACACAAAATGTCTGAATCCCAATCCATGCAAGAAGAAATGCAAGATGACCCTAAAATCGTTGAAAACAAAGAATGGCATAAAGAAAACCGCACTTATTTAGTGGCTGAAGCTTTAGGGATCACGATTATGATCCTAGGTATTTTGGTGCTTTTAGGGCTTTGGATGCCTTTAATGGGCGTGATTGGAGGCTTGCTTGTCGCTGGAATGACGATCACGACTCTGTCTTTTTTATTCACAACTCCCGAAGTGTTTGTCAATCAGCATTTCCCATGGCTTTCTGGGGCTGGAAGGCTAGTGGTTAAAGACTTGGCGTTATTTGCTGGAGGCTTGTTTGTGGCCGGATTTGATGCGAAACGCTATTTAGAGGGGAAAGGGTTTTGCTTGATGGATCGCTCATCAGTAGGGATTAAAACTAAATGCTCTAGTGGGTGTTGCTCTTAAAGGACGAAGACCTTAAAGTAGGCTTAAAGCCTACTGGAAGAATCGCAATTAATAGAAAGATCTTGGTTAGTGCCTTTTTTATAAATGATTGTTTTTAAAATGTGGCGTTTGACAAAGGAATTGACGCTTTCTACTTCTTCATCAGCTAATCGTCTTAAAACATCATGTTCGTCTTTAGAGAGATAAAAAGTAACTGAAAAATTGCGTTTCAACTCATCTACAGCGACACGCTTGCGACCGGGTTTTATATTTTTATTTCCTAATTCCATTAAAATTTCCTTTTTTAGTTAGTATGTAATGTAACATCATAACGGCTATTCTAACATGAAATAAGCGCTATTTTATATTAAATCTAAAGAAAAATATTTTTAGATGTGCTAGAATACCCATTGGTTACAAGATAAGCTTTTTTATCAAAAATAATGATGACATAGAGGTAACAAGTGGCAATAAACACCTTTTTAAAACATTCTTTTTTGGTCTGTTTGTTAGCGGTTAATTCTTACGCTTTTGATTGGAATATTTTTAAATACAATCTGGGTTTCAATATGTTTATCATGGACCATGAAGGCTC
It encodes:
- a CDS encoding YkgB family protein, with product MQALKSLLEVMTKLQNLGGYLMHIAIFIIFIWIGGLKFVPYEAEGIAPFVANSPFFSFMYQFEKPAYKQHKMSESQSMQEEMQDDPKIVENKEWHKENRTYLVAEALGITIMILGILVLLGLWMPLMGVIGGLLVAGMTITTLSFLFTTPEVFVNQHFPWLSGAGRLVVKDLALFAGGLFVAGFDAKRYLEGKGFCLMDRSSVGIKTKCSSGCCS
- a CDS encoding ribbon-helix-helix domain-containing protein, yielding MELGNKNIKPGRKRVAVDELKRNFSVTFYLSKDEHDVLRRLADEEVESVNSFVKRHILKTIIYKKGTNQDLSINCDSSSRL